The following are encoded together in the Pseudoalteromonas shioyasakiensis genome:
- a CDS encoding amidohydrolase, with amino-acid sequence MQKFAPSLLVMALGVALAGCQDNGPQDPKVSINKNPYPSTYQPLASQSTLITNATVLTGTGERLDDADVFFVDGKVQQVGKDLAVQADKTIDAQGKWVTPGIIDVHSHLGAYPTPSVASHQDGNEMTSPVTAEVWVEHSVWPQDPGFNRAREGGITSLQILPGSANLIGGRGVTLKNIPSHTMQGMKFPEAPYGLKMACGENPKRVYGRKGVLPSTRMGNMAGYRTAWIDATEYKREWDKYESDYAAGKNPAAPHRDIKLDTLAGVLEGDILIHNHCYKAEEMAMMIDLGKEFGYHSGTFHHGVEAYKIADLLAQNGNCAALWPDWWGFKMEAYDMVQENVAIVDAVKNSCAVVHSDSDTTIQRLNQEAGKVMYRANDVGYDISEQHAIKWITSNAAKSLGIDDKTGSLEAGKQADVVIWNQNPFSVYAKAEQVFIDGAKVYDRNDDKYQAQSDFMLGQK; translated from the coding sequence ATGCAAAAATTTGCACCATCCTTGTTGGTTATGGCGCTTGGTGTCGCGTTAGCGGGTTGCCAAGACAATGGCCCACAAGATCCAAAAGTCTCAATTAACAAAAACCCATACCCAAGCACTTATCAGCCACTTGCATCACAAAGTACGTTAATCACTAATGCCACTGTTTTAACTGGCACTGGTGAACGTTTAGATGACGCAGATGTATTCTTTGTTGATGGCAAAGTACAACAAGTAGGTAAAGACCTTGCTGTTCAAGCTGATAAAACAATTGATGCACAAGGTAAGTGGGTAACACCGGGTATTATTGACGTGCATTCACATTTAGGTGCATACCCAACTCCATCAGTGGCATCTCACCAAGATGGTAATGAAATGACCAGCCCTGTGACTGCAGAAGTATGGGTTGAGCATTCAGTATGGCCACAAGATCCAGGCTTTAACCGTGCTCGTGAAGGCGGTATTACGTCATTACAAATTCTACCTGGTTCAGCAAATTTAATTGGTGGCCGCGGTGTAACACTTAAAAACATTCCTTCGCACACAATGCAAGGTATGAAATTTCCTGAAGCACCGTATGGTTTAAAAATGGCATGTGGTGAAAACCCGAAACGTGTTTATGGCCGCAAAGGTGTTTTACCATCAACGCGTATGGGTAACATGGCGGGCTATCGCACTGCGTGGATTGACGCTACAGAGTACAAACGCGAATGGGATAAATACGAAAGTGACTATGCTGCGGGTAAAAACCCTGCTGCACCTCATCGCGACATTAAGCTAGATACTTTAGCAGGTGTGTTAGAAGGTGACATTTTAATCCATAACCACTGTTATAAAGCAGAAGAAATGGCCATGATGATCGACCTTGGTAAAGAGTTTGGTTATCACTCAGGTACTTTCCATCACGGCGTTGAAGCATACAAAATTGCTGACTTACTTGCCCAGAACGGTAACTGTGCGGCACTTTGGCCAGATTGGTGGGGCTTTAAAATGGAAGCCTACGACATGGTTCAAGAGAACGTAGCAATTGTAGATGCTGTTAAAAATTCATGTGCCGTTGTTCACTCTGATTCAGATACAACTATCCAACGCTTAAACCAAGAGGCTGGTAAAGTGATGTATCGCGCGAATGATGTGGGTTATGACATCTCTGAGCAACACGCAATTAAGTGGATCACCTCAAACGCGGCTAAATCACTTGGTATTGATGATAAGACAGGTTCACTTGAAGCAGGTAAGCAAGCTGATGTGGTTATTTGGAACCAAAACCCATTCAGTGTTTATGCCAAAGCTGAACAAGTATTTATCGATGGTGCCAAAGTTTATGATCGTAATGATGATAAATACCAAGCACAAAGTGATTTCATGCTAGGTCAAAAATAG
- a CDS encoding DUF3718 domain-containing protein translates to MNTLTTALGTALILGSSLAATDASAAQFVAADNSPGTQACMAIASNKPLNVSSTMRDLRLSKRVMTEKLLCNDMTTDKFASTYGFHNSAKYLNFETATKTSIQDIANVSDDTVIVIAGSK, encoded by the coding sequence ATGAATACGTTAACTACAGCACTAGGTACAGCATTAATTTTAGGTTCTTCACTAGCAGCAACTGATGCAAGTGCAGCACAATTTGTCGCAGCAGATAACTCGCCTGGCACGCAGGCTTGCATGGCCATTGCCTCTAACAAACCATTAAACGTATCGAGCACAATGCGCGACCTACGCTTGAGCAAACGCGTAATGACAGAAAAACTACTTTGTAATGATATGACGACCGATAAGTTTGCAAGCACTTATGGTTTTCATAACTCTGCAAAATACTTAAATTTTGAAACAGCAACAAAAACCAGTATCCAAGATATTGCTAACGTATCTGATGACACAGTGATTGTAATTGCTGGTTCTAAATAA
- a CDS encoding fructosamine kinase family protein — protein MWNSVNEQISQAMHFEFKHTFKRQLQSPNNDKYFQIGDDLHHFFVKVAHLSDLERLECEAFNLELLTQESLFMIPDCITTGCNIEFSFIVLEWLELDKQPHTNWHEMGEHLAHLHQKHTQAMFGLDNDNFLGPTLQPNRWHKKWDVFFAEERIGWQLQLLQEKGIELVNQDTFIAFVKDALHSHVVQPSLLHGDFWRRNMGFYNNVPSVFDPACYYGDRECDIAMSELYAPLPDSFYDAYNNIYPLQVGYEQRRAIYQLYPMLNNANIFAGHYLTEAKQQIDQLLK, from the coding sequence ATGTGGAATTCGGTGAATGAACAGATTAGCCAAGCGATGCACTTTGAATTTAAGCATACCTTTAAGCGCCAATTACAATCACCCAATAACGACAAATACTTCCAAATTGGTGATGATCTACACCACTTCTTTGTGAAAGTCGCTCACTTGAGTGATCTGGAGCGCTTAGAGTGCGAAGCCTTTAATCTAGAGCTATTAACCCAAGAAAGCCTATTTATGATCCCAGATTGCATCACCACAGGTTGCAATATCGAGTTTTCATTTATCGTGCTTGAATGGTTAGAGCTTGATAAACAGCCCCATACCAATTGGCATGAAATGGGTGAGCACCTTGCCCATTTACACCAAAAGCATACTCAAGCTATGTTCGGCTTAGATAACGATAATTTTCTTGGTCCTACTCTACAACCAAATCGCTGGCACAAAAAATGGGATGTATTTTTTGCTGAAGAACGTATTGGCTGGCAATTGCAGTTATTACAAGAAAAAGGCATTGAACTGGTCAACCAAGACACCTTCATCGCTTTTGTTAAAGACGCACTGCATAGCCATGTTGTACAACCTTCGTTATTACACGGTGATTTTTGGCGTCGAAATATGGGCTTTTATAATAATGTACCCAGCGTGTTTGACCCTGCTTGTTATTATGGTGATCGGGAATGCGATATAGCAATGAGTGAGCTTTATGCTCCACTGCCTGATAGCTTTTATGATGCCTACAACAATATCTACCCACTGCAGGTTGGTTACGAGCAACGTAGAGCCATCTATCAACTATACCCTATGCTCAATAATGCCAATATATTTGCTGGGCACTATCTTACTGAAGCAAAACAACAAATTGATCAGCTACTGAAATAA
- a CDS encoding CPXCG motif-containing cysteine-rich protein encodes MKDQYTQRISCPHCGHHIHVALDASDGDQDYYEDCAACCNPIHLNMHIDYAHNKLELHVDSDDEQIF; translated from the coding sequence ATGAAAGACCAATACACACAACGGATTTCATGCCCTCACTGTGGCCACCACATTCATGTAGCACTTGATGCAAGTGACGGTGACCAAGATTACTATGAAGATTGCGCAGCATGTTGCAATCCCATCCATTTGAATATGCATATCGATTACGCACACAACAAACTTGAATTACATGTCGATAGTGACGACGAGCAAATTTTTTAA
- a CDS encoding riboflavin synthase subunit alpha, whose amino-acid sequence MFTGIVQTQAVVVDATNQGGVLRLALQVEQQYAENLNIGASIAINGCCLTVVKFASDTKGYCVINFDVIDETLKLTNLGMLAVNETVNFERSVTFGTELGGHIVSGHIHCMAEILSINHYQDNCKMQLALAKEWQKYVLYKGFVSVNGASLTVGEVDEQGFWLHLIPETLSITNLDNYREGDKLNIEVDQQTYTIINTVENYLSQQAK is encoded by the coding sequence ATGTTCACTGGAATTGTGCAAACGCAAGCCGTTGTGGTTGATGCTACTAACCAAGGCGGTGTACTAAGGCTAGCTTTACAAGTAGAGCAGCAATATGCTGAAAACCTGAATATCGGCGCGAGCATAGCCATTAATGGTTGTTGTTTAACCGTGGTGAAGTTTGCATCAGACACTAAAGGGTACTGTGTTATAAATTTTGATGTGATTGATGAAACATTAAAGTTAACCAACCTAGGTATGCTGGCTGTCAATGAAACGGTGAATTTTGAACGTTCAGTGACTTTTGGTACTGAATTAGGCGGGCATATCGTGTCGGGTCACATTCATTGTATGGCCGAGATACTTTCAATTAACCACTATCAAGACAACTGTAAAATGCAATTAGCATTAGCAAAAGAGTGGCAAAAATACGTGCTTTATAAGGGTTTTGTAAGCGTTAACGGGGCAAGCCTCACTGTAGGTGAAGTTGATGAGCAGGGCTTTTGGCTACACTTGATCCCAGAAACACTCTCTATCACTAACCTAGATAACTACCGCGAAGGCGATAAGTTAAATATCGAAGTCGATCAGCAAACTTATACCATTATTAACACAGTCGAAAATTATCTCTCGCAACAAGCAAAATAA
- a CDS encoding MATE family efflux transporter, whose amino-acid sequence MSFCSWEAKRLISLAIPVFLAQVTLILMTVVDTVMAGQVSAIDLAALSIATGIWNPLMLALQGILLALTGIIAQFAGSNDKQGISHYFQQGLYLALVLAIIGLGLASLADSVLSQLDTSQSITHLAEQYIHFVKWGIFGFLLFSVYRNITEGMGMTKPAFYISLIGLAVNIPANYVFIHGKLGFQAYGGAGCGIATALVFTAMALTQVIYCQFSKKIDAKALLANFRAPKPATLWTITKVGIPISLATFFEVTLFACIPLFIAHLGAVAVAGHQIAASVTTLLFMMPLSLSIAISIRIGNLFGQQHYQQLKNAVKTSYILAAIIAFLLASVTFFARDIISQLYSDNPEVLALASSIMVLACIYQLPDALQVSANGILRGLKYTAPIGYITFVSYWLIGFALGFVLARTDLIVPAMGPHGFWIGIIVGLSAAAIMLMLTVHRRFKHAPFLQYQ is encoded by the coding sequence ATGTCTTTTTGTAGTTGGGAAGCCAAAAGGTTAATTTCGTTAGCCATTCCTGTTTTTTTGGCACAGGTAACCCTTATTTTAATGACGGTTGTAGATACCGTGATGGCAGGCCAAGTAAGTGCAATAGACTTGGCGGCACTTTCTATTGCAACAGGTATTTGGAATCCGTTAATGCTTGCATTGCAAGGCATATTATTGGCGTTAACGGGTATCATTGCGCAGTTTGCTGGTTCAAACGATAAACAAGGTATTAGCCACTATTTTCAACAAGGTCTGTATCTGGCGTTAGTACTTGCCATAATCGGTTTAGGGCTGGCAAGCCTTGCTGATTCGGTGCTTAGTCAATTAGATACTTCACAGTCTATTACCCATTTAGCTGAGCAATACATTCATTTTGTTAAATGGGGTATTTTTGGCTTTTTACTTTTCAGTGTGTATCGCAATATCACTGAAGGTATGGGAATGACCAAACCTGCTTTTTACATTAGCTTAATTGGCTTAGCGGTCAATATTCCGGCCAATTACGTATTTATACACGGTAAATTAGGTTTTCAAGCCTATGGTGGCGCAGGCTGCGGTATTGCCACGGCGCTAGTATTTACAGCAATGGCGTTAACTCAGGTTATTTATTGCCAATTTAGTAAAAAGATTGATGCTAAAGCATTATTAGCAAATTTCAGAGCGCCAAAGCCCGCTACTTTATGGACTATCACCAAAGTGGGTATTCCAATTTCATTAGCTACTTTTTTTGAAGTAACGCTATTTGCTTGTATTCCTTTGTTTATAGCGCACTTAGGTGCAGTTGCTGTTGCGGGTCACCAAATTGCGGCCAGTGTGACGACATTATTGTTTATGATGCCGTTGAGCCTCTCAATTGCCATTAGCATACGAATAGGTAATTTATTTGGCCAACAACATTATCAGCAGTTAAAAAATGCCGTTAAAACGAGTTATATTCTCGCGGCAATTATTGCTTTTCTGCTGGCAAGTGTGACCTTTTTTGCCCGTGATATTATAAGCCAATTGTATTCTGACAACCCTGAAGTATTGGCCCTAGCTTCTTCAATCATGGTACTGGCTTGTATCTACCAGTTACCAGATGCCCTGCAAGTTTCTGCCAATGGTATTTTGAGGGGATTAAAATACACGGCACCAATTGGTTATATCACCTTTGTATCCTATTGGTTGATCGGCTTTGCGCTTGGCTTCGTACTTGCTCGTACAGATTTAATTGTTCCAGCAATGGGCCCTCATGGCTTTTGGATAGGCATTATTGTGGGGTTGAGTGCCGCAGCAATTATGTTGATGCTCACTGTTCATAGGCGATTTAAACATGCACCTTTTTTGCAATACCAATAG
- a CDS encoding DUF3080 family protein has protein sequence MHLFCNTNSLLNSFLATACVALIACTPSSGDVNKTYAQRLENVLKTESFKLSKPSTLTVKHFTHGIEDKATIGMLELAQLRKCKLATLIAEHNNQLGKTATPANVLSYQIKFIQSANECLESLGEQEELFEKIKLTAEQKQASLPNYFKAMLLNESEFKQSWHISSTHIDENTAGFSETVSAMEQIAKLNSQINTGRINAIEPELIINQLEVLNRFKYNKLLISAARLQTHYNQQITALLMQYSKDELCPANKNKQKAQTLSNVFKKFYLEQLQPYQSFLVGRLETLQPLYQQIWHDTELAQFVNSESNDAILQSLKRSAKSHVTWWQGFYRRCEISPL, from the coding sequence ATGCACCTTTTTTGCAATACCAATAGCCTTTTAAACTCTTTCCTCGCAACAGCGTGTGTTGCACTTATTGCCTGCACGCCCTCATCCGGTGATGTAAATAAAACCTACGCGCAAAGATTAGAAAACGTGCTTAAAACCGAAAGCTTTAAGCTATCTAAACCGAGCACATTAACTGTTAAGCATTTCACTCACGGTATTGAAGATAAAGCAACCATTGGTATGCTTGAGCTTGCCCAGTTGCGTAAGTGTAAACTCGCAACCCTTATTGCTGAGCACAATAACCAGCTTGGCAAAACTGCAACACCAGCTAATGTTCTTAGTTATCAAATTAAGTTTATACAAAGCGCAAATGAGTGCTTAGAAAGCTTGGGTGAGCAAGAAGAGTTATTTGAAAAAATAAAACTCACCGCAGAGCAAAAGCAAGCAAGTCTCCCTAACTACTTTAAAGCTATGCTGCTCAACGAAAGCGAATTCAAGCAAAGCTGGCATATAAGCTCGACACACATTGATGAAAACACCGCAGGTTTTAGCGAAACCGTGAGCGCGATGGAGCAGATTGCTAAATTAAACAGCCAAATTAATACCGGCAGAATAAACGCTATAGAGCCTGAGCTAATCATCAACCAACTCGAAGTATTAAACCGCTTTAAATACAACAAGCTGTTAATTTCGGCGGCAAGGTTACAAACACATTACAATCAACAAATAACAGCGCTGCTCATGCAGTACTCAAAAGATGAGCTCTGCCCTGCTAACAAGAATAAACAAAAGGCACAAACGCTAAGTAATGTGTTTAAAAAGTTTTATTTAGAGCAATTACAGCCCTATCAATCATTCTTAGTGGGTCGATTAGAAACCCTACAACCCCTTTACCAGCAAATATGGCATGACACCGAATTGGCCCAGTTTGTAAATAGCGAAAGTAATGACGCAATTTTACAAAGTCTTAAGCGCTCTGCTAAAAGCCATGTCACTTGGTGGCAAGGTTTTTATAGAAGGTGCGAAATTAGTCCGTTATGA